The segment TCTTCATCGGCAATGGGTATCGCTCTCTGTTCCTATCGGATAATGCCAATCAGGCGGCTTTTCTCAAATTGGACACGCGGGTGTGGCGCCTACGCTACGTTAACATCTTTGTGAACTACAAGGATGTGCGGCCTGGGGCGTATCGCAACAAGTTGGGCACCTTCCATTACCTCTCGCTCAACATTGCCAAGCGTTTCACCATCGGATTGTACGAAAGCATTATTTGGCAGGGAGCCGATTCTACAGGAAAGCGGGGCTTCGAGCTCAATTACATCAACCCCATCATCTTTTACCGTCCGGTTGAGTTCTCCTTGAATTCGCCCGATAACGTGATGCTCGGTTTCGACTTCCGTTACCGCATTGGCAAGAACAACCATCTCTACGGACAGCTTATTTTGGATGAGTTCCTATCGAATGAGGTGTTCAAGAACATCACCGCGCGCAACGACAGCAACGTGCAGAAAGGATTTTGGGGAAATAAGCAGGGCTTTCAGGTGGGTATCAAAGGTTGGAACCCCTTCAAGCTCAAGAACCTCTTTTATCAGTTTGAGTTCAATTGGGTGCGGCCTTTCACCTACACGCACGTAACGGTAGAACAGAACTTCGGGCATTACAATCAGCCTTTGGCGCATCCGCGAGGGGCCAATTTCTACGAATCGGTGAACGTTTTGCGCTACCGCAGAAACAATTGGTTGCTAGAGGCCAAGTTCATTTATTCGAACTACGGACTCGACACGAACAGCGTCAGCTTTGGGGGTAACATTTACCGCTCGTACCTACAACGGAGTGGCGAATACGGTCATAAGATGGCCGATGGCCTGAACACCAATCTCTACCTGTGGCAGGTGCGTGCCGAATATGTGCTGAATGCCACTTGGGACCTTCGCCTCATTGGCGGATTTACCAGCCGTGTGGAGCAATCGGCCATCCATCGCAACGAAGAGCTTTACGTCTTCTTCGGTATCTCGTCCGATATCAGGCGGCCCTTCGATGATTTTTGACGCTGCTTCTTGGGCTAAGGAATCACGATCAGGTTCAGTTTAAAATCGTAAGTGTAGGTTTTGCCTGCGCCAAGTTCCACTGCCACAGATTCTGGGTAATACTCCGTTGCAGAAGCTTCCAATGTTCCGATGAAGATGCCGTTATCTGGAATGTCTGTGAGCTCGAGCTTGAAGTTTCCGTCCGCATTGGTAGTGGTGGTGATGAAAGCAGCGGTACCGGATGATTTGGCTGAAACCGTGGCATTCTCGATAGGAGCCAAGGTGTTCAGGTCAGAAACGTTGCCAGAGATGTAGATGGAGTTGGGTTTTGGAGTTATTGGTTTACCCGAAGAGCCTTTGCGATTAATGATGATGCGTGCCTGTTTGTAGGCGTTATATAATTCCGGGTTCGTTGATCTGAAGGGAATCATAAGCGGGTCTAGCTGTTGTGTTAACAGCTCTTGCGTCTGCGAGATGAGGTCTTTTAGCGTCTCGGTATGAAGGTGGCGTGCATTCACTGCTTCTCGAGGACTTTCGAGTACGGCCACGTAGACATTCAAGGCATCTTGCCATGAGGTAACGATCGTAGGGTCTATCCCGTAATCTGCCATGGCAACAAGGTTGGCACTGACGAGGCCAATACGGTATTCGCAGAAGCCCTGCATGATATCGTCCTTTATCTTTTGAATTTCGCTGATGGGGTAGTCGAACTCGGCAGCCAAGGTATTGTTGCCTATGGCAATGGCCCATGCCTTGCACGGTTGCAATACGGAGTTGGTCATGTTATCGAGGGTATCGCGGAGGGCGGTCTTATCCTGCGCGACACCTGAGGTGTTGGTTGACTGAGAGCCGATCTGTTTATTGATGGCAACGATGTTTGACTGGAGCTGCCCAAAGGCGGTTGTGCGAGCAGGAACCGCATCGATGTCTGGCTGATTGGCCAAATAGAAGTTGTTGACGATGATATACATGTCGAGGCGATTGGATTGTGAATCTGTCATGATTTCTAATTTTTATGCCCAATGGGCGGTTATGTCTTTAAAAACTTTGGTATTGCAGCGAAAATTTTGGGCGCAGTGATTTTTCCTTTTTGTGCTGACGATGAAGCATATGTTTCGGAACATGAAGGGTAGGTGGCGAGGCTTGAAGCCGTTATGGCTTGACTGAAGGCATAGCTGGCGAGGCTTGAAGACGTGATGGCGAAACGAACATGCGTGATGGCGGAACGCAAAGCCGTGGTTTCGGAGCTGGAAGGCCAGATGGCGGGAACGGAAGGCGCGATGGCTTAACTTTTTTTAGCGTTGGCGATGCACTAGCTGTCAATTTCTG is part of the Flavobacteriales bacterium genome and harbors:
- a CDS encoding carboxypeptidase-like regulatory domain-containing protein encodes the protein MTDSQSNRLDMYIIVNNFYLANQPDIDAVPARTTAFGQLQSNIVAINKQIGSQSTNTSGVAQDKTALRDTLDNMTNSVLQPCKAWAIAIGNNTLAAEFDYPISEIQKIKDDIMQGFCEYRIGLVSANLVAMADYGIDPTIVTSWQDALNVYVAVLESPREAVNARHLHTETLKDLISQTQELLTQQLDPLMIPFRSTNPELYNAYKQARIIINRKGSSGKPITPKPNSIYISGNVSDLNTLAPIENATVSAKSSGTAAFITTTTNADGNFKLELTDIPDNGIFIGTLEASATEYYPESVAVELGAGKTYTYDFKLNLIVIP